In a single window of the Rhopalosiphum padi isolate XX-2018 chromosome 1, ASM2088224v1, whole genome shotgun sequence genome:
- the LOC132932139 gene encoding uncharacterized protein LOC132932139 has product MFASMFKSLFNKSGKKVEKKPTTVESQLVVITKKDVEDMLISLNEIDVDVKEVLDNSVNCSVSSDNIIDGIEAIESMTITDTHQEYFNDSASVDNFDDTKSEVSSVEENQLAFETVENSDKNNTAVKINNLQCLFTWNIKPNNKKNIILSIQNKYGDYNLDLSSSEFTFERYVGNLIIGYELFHKGESELGQMKILEIGKWLEELDNSTDEFYLSINVGIQHVMKATFIHMLFATNLTGECKWLLDDIIPMANMDSKSKATVHAVRAAVFTEYGGSPHIFKRACSSAKRACDLDPNTSQWFYIYSLALTTQRQYLQSHKSTPTDNEKNAVQKAIMLSDGNNTIFNYHRMILDRDTAIRYYHDNKNNHDKFWIEKNRQANETIVKMIKTIISMEPKDPHLVVKCARTIMTLPIMVRDFNSGKKYLAKAYEMAPNDATVLKAIEKTVEVYKDISKKQRPRTTETKNNHPVSKNRTPKLGSDLGFIVKKQKNGEDPIPYLTDLISKYNGLDKSKIIAQLCSYLILFTNNLRSGVEEFIKLIETPGIANNYIITQHFSSFGSKKFHLAELICNEIRLATNSSSTAPDDMLYFFKMLTKIMETCNLQMKDVDSSLKAKLIIDSSDKSLLPNNTPYESGTGSSDNENDVEKVFVKRSTRSRKFKQNIGSKVFTKMSEANKGSNRRNDKSSGNHFPSRNYQNKNPANTTAAIDEMNFKMAKFLNISSGQGSRYFENSNILTTENLRNVQTQSQVEEYTHQLYQHISANNNAHQNQINIPGTSTGYHGRYYNTGNPAFPNFSSMSQYSHFNNQLPPSLLDIRPQINQQNPKPHSDKSRQKKWTTKNK; this is encoded by the exons ATGTTTGCTTCAATGTTTAAATCACTCTTTAATAAATCTGGTAAAAAAGTCGAGAAGAAACCTACTACTGTGGAATCTCAACTAGTTGTAATCACGAAAAAAGATGTTGAAGACATGCTTATTTCGTTGAATGAGATTGATGTTGACGTCAAAGAAGTTTTAGATAATAGTGTTAATTGTTCTGTGTCTTCAGATAACATTATTGATGGTATTGAGGCTATTGAGTCAATGACTATTACTGATACTCATcaagaatattttaatgatagtgCTTCGGTTGACAATTTTGACGACACTAAAAGTGAAGTAAGCTCTGTTGAAGAAAATCAGCTAGCATTTGAAACAGTTGAAAATTCTGATAAAAACAACACtgcagttaaaattaataaccttCAGTGTTTATTTACGTGGAACATAAAaccaaataacaaaaaaaatataattttatcgatacaaaataaatatggagATTACAACTTGGATTTATCTTCATCTGAGTTTACATTTGAAAG GtatgtaggtaatttaattattggcTATGAATTATTCCACAAAGGTGAGTCCGAATTAggacaaatgaaaatattagaaattggTAAATGGCTTGAAGAATTAGACAACAGCActgatgaattttatttatctattaatgtTGGTATTCAACATGTTATGAAGGCAACTTTTATTCATATGTTATTTGCTACAAATCTTACTGGAGAGTGTAAATGg TTGTTGGATGATATCATACCAATGGCTAATATGGATTCTAAATCAAAAGCCACTGTACATGCAGTACGTGCAGCTGTATTTACTGAATATGGTGGAAGTCCTCACATTTTTAAAAGAGCTTGTAGCAGTGCAAAAAGAGCATGTGATTTAGATCCTAATACTTCACagtggttttatatttattcacttGCTTTGACAACTCAAAGGCAATATTTACAGTCACATAAATCGACTCCAacagataatgaaaaaaatgctGTTCAGAAAGCAATTATGTTGTCTGAtggaaataatactattttcaattaccatagaATGATATTAGATAGAGATACTGCAATTCGATATTatcatgataataaaaataatcatgataAATTTTGGATTGAAAAAAATCGCCAGGCAAATGAAACGATTGTTAAAATGATCAa aactatTATAAGCATGGAACCAAAAGATCCTCACTTGGTAGTTAAGTGTGCTAGAACAATAATGACACTTCCAATTATGGTCCGTGATTTTAATtcgggaaaaaaatatttggcaaAAGCCTATGAAATGGCACCAAATGATGCAACTGTTTTAAAAGCTATTGAAAAAACAGTTGAAGTTTATAAAGATATT tctaaaAAACAGAGACCTAGAACaactgaaactaaaaataatcatcCAGTATCGAAGAATAGAACACCAAAATTAGGATCTGATTTAGGATTTatcgtaaaaaaacaaaaaaatggagAAGATCCTATTCCTTACCTTACtgatttaatttctaaatataatggactcgataaatcaaaaattatagcTCAATTATgttcgtatttaatattattcactaaCAACCTAAGATCTGGCGTCGAAGAGTTTATTAAGTTGATAGAAACACCAGGAAttgctaataattatataattacg caACATTTTTCATCATTTGGTTCAAAAAAGTTTCACTTAGCAGAACTTATTTGTAATGAAATAAGGTTGGCTACAAATTCAAGTAGCACTGCTCCTGATGATATGTTgtacttttttaaaatgttaactaaaaTCATGGAAACTTGCAACTTACAGATGAAAGATGTTGATTCATCTTTGAAAGCCAAGCTAATCATTGATTCTTCTGATAAATCTTTATTGCCAAATAATACACCATATGAAAGTGGAACAGGTTCATCAGATAATGAGAACGATGTTGAAAAAGTTTTTGTAAAACGCAGTACTAGAAGTCGTAAGTTTAAGCAAAATATTGGTTCTAAAGTATTTACCAAAATGTCTGAAGCAAATAAAGGATCAAATAGAAGAAATGATAAGTCTTCTGGTAATCATTTTCCCTCaagaaattatcaaaataaaaacccCGCAAACACAACTGCAGCAATCGAtgaaatgaattttaaaatggccaagtttttaaatatttcttctgGTCAAGGATcaagatattttgaaaactcTAATATTTTGACAACTGAAAACCTTAGAAATGTACAAACACAATCGCAAGTAGAAGAATATACCCACCAGTTATATCAACATATTTCAGCTAATAATAATGCACATCAAAATCAGATAAATATACCGGGTACTTCAACAGGATATCatggtagatattataatacaggcaATCCTGCATTTCCAAATTTTAGTTCTATGTCTCAATATTCTCATTTTAATAATCAACTACCACCTTCATTACTTGATATAAGACCTCAAATAAATCAACAGAACCCAAAACCTCATTCGGACAAGTCAAGACAAAAGAAATGGactaccaaaaataaataa